The genomic region TCTTACCAATATCATGCATCCAGGCGGCCAGACGCAGTTCTTCCATTTCCTCATCATTTAAACTTACTGCCCCGTATTTCCCCTGGGTATTCTTGTTCAGAGCACCGGCAATGAGCATGGTCAGGGTCACCACACGCCTGATATGGCCGCCTGTATAGGCTGACTTTTCATCAATAGCCGCGGCAATACTGCGAATAAAGGCATTAAACAGATCTTCCAGGTTATCGTTCAGCAGCCTATTGGTCAGAGCAACCGCGGCCTGGGAAGCAAGGGAGATGATCAGACTTTCAGAAAAAACTGAAAAATTCTGAACCTCACTCAGGTCATGATTCCGGGCATTGATCAACTGAATGACTCCGATCAGCTCCCCCGACATATGCTTCATGGGAATGACCAGCATGGATTGGGACCGGTAATTGTTCAGTCTGTCATATTCCACAACGCCGGAAAAATCAAAATCATCTCCCGCTTCATAGACATTGGAGATATTGATGACCTCTCCCGTGACGGCAGCATAGGAGGACACATTGCTGGTGTTAGGTTTTCCATTCCTGGACAGGGGTACGGAAGGCAGACTGATTGGAGCCCCTCTGGAACCTCCCAGGCGGAGATTCATGGTTTCATTGTGCATGATTGAAAAATCAAGCTGGTTCTTTTCCGGATCATAGAGATACAGGGTACCACCGTCTGCCTTAGTCAGATTTTCGGCTTCATCCAGTATCAGTTCCATCAGTTTGTTCACATCCCGTTCAGTCGACAAGGCCAGGCCAACTTCGGCAAAAGCCTTATATCCACTTTCACTCTCCCGTAAAAAATCGACCCTGCTTTTTAGTTCATGATTAGCCTCGGTAAGTTTCATTCTCAGATCATTATAGGTGCCGGACAACAGGGAAAACTCATCATCCGTATCCAGGTCAATCTTTTCAAACCTGTCAAAATCCAAAGATTTCATGGAATCTATCAGAACTTCCAGGGGGTGAATAATCCGCTTATTGAAACGGCTTTGAAATACAAAAAAGAGAAACAGAATAATGGTAAGAATAAAAAGAATAATGAAGAAAAAAATAGTATTCCTTGTTCGGATGACGGGAGATCTGTCATGGATCAACAGTACCGCATAATGGGCATTCCCTTTCACACTCCCCGAGAGGGCAACAGGAGCAAAATAAATATTCTGAGCACCATCGGGAAATTTGACGTTTTCGTAAAAGCCATGTTCACCTGCAATGCCTCTTACCACAGCCTCCCCGATTTCAGGAGGCCAGTCAATGTCATGTTCATCCAGATCCAGATAACCATCATTGTTTAATCCCCTTGACTCATCCCGGAGCACAGACCTTGTCATAGTCGTAAGATTGTAAATCTCCGATATAATACTGCTGTCGGGATGGGCAATGACGACACCGTCCATGTCCGTCACAATGGCGTACATATCATCCAGAATAATAAAGGATTCGACAATGTCCTGAAGCTTCTGAAAATTGATATCCATACCCATAATGCCAACAAAGCTTCCTTCATCCATGATCGGATGAAACACAGAGGCCACAGGTTTGGCCCCTGTTAAAGAGTAATAGGAATGCGACAGAAATGAGCGGTAATCCTGGTTGACTGCCATTTCTTTAAACCACCAGCGGTCGGCTCTTCGTCCAAGAGATCCAAAGGACCGGGCTGTCTGATCACCCTGGCTGTCCTGAA from Oceanispirochaeta sp. harbors:
- a CDS encoding HD domain-containing phosphohydrolase encodes the protein MHEKDQIQLQGLAENIRGFLDHAVTINYQLSLNPEIRNTIINADPDWDRRSKAYNLLYDTQSSPIDTSGLPLLDQIQKQYDFVELFFVQDSQGDQTARSFGSLGRRADRWWFKEMAVNQDYRSFLSHSYYSLTGAKPVASVFHPIMDEGSFVGIMGMDINFQKLQDIVESFIILDDMYAIVTDMDGVVIAHPDSSIISEIYNLTTMTRSVLRDESRGLNNDGYLDLDEHDIDWPPEIGEAVVRGIAGEHGFYENVKFPDGAQNIYFAPVALSGSVKGNAHYAVLLIHDRSPVIRTRNTIFFFIILFILTIILFLFFVFQSRFNKRIIHPLEVLIDSMKSLDFDRFEKIDLDTDDEFSLLSGTYNDLRMKLTEANHELKSRVDFLRESESGYKAFAEVGLALSTERDVNKLMELILDEAENLTKADGGTLYLYDPEKNQLDFSIMHNETMNLRLGGSRGAPISLPSVPLSRNGKPNTSNVSSYAAVTGEVINISNVYEAGDDFDFSGVVEYDRLNNYRSQSMLVIPMKHMSGELIGVIQLINARNHDLSEVQNFSVFSESLIISLASQAAVALTNRLLNDNLEDLFNAFIRSIAAAIDEKSAYTGGHIRRVVTLTMLIAGALNKNTQGKYGAVSLNDEEMEELRLAAWMHDIGKITTPESVMDKRTKLEGMQDRIEIIESRYQMIGSIGGASAPQFDPQVLETEFEFLKNCNTSPEYLSDDKLAQLKEISRKTYTYKDSEYPFLTVEELYNLSIRKGNLNAEERTQIEHHAQMTRQILGELPFPRHLSRIGEFASMHHEKLDGSGYPLGLTADQIPLQARIITVADIFEALTAMDRPYREPMKLSKAMMIMKGMVKDGHIDKDIFDIFIHSGAFTRYVKEELNPEQVDIDLPAPDDKV